The genomic stretch ATTTGAGAAAATGGAGAAGAGTTATGCGGGAAGGCTTGGCAGGATAATCTCCCCTGTGTTCAAGCCTTTGGGATTCGACGATTGGAAGACGTCTGTAGGATTAATTGGGGGGTTTATTGCAAAGGAAGTTGTTGTTGGAACATTAGGAACGCTTCATTCAGTTGGCGAAGCGGATGAAGAATCCAAAACTCTGCGTCAGGCGCTTCAGAATCAGAAGCGTTCCGATGGAAGCAGAATGTATAATCCATTAGTTGCTTACAGCTTTATGGTTTTTGTACTTCTATATATGCCATGTGTAGCTGTAATTGCAGTAATAAAGAGAGAAACAAATTCGTGGAGATGGCCGATATTCACAGCAGTTTATACCACTGCTGTTGCATGGATAGTTGCCTTCCTTATTTATCAGGGCGGAATGCTGCTAGGGTTTGGAGGGTAGCGTGAAACTCACGAGTAAAAGGAAAGGCATTAATCCAAAGATATTGGAAGAGGTGGCAGAATATATCAATCAAATAAACTATGGAGAGGTGGTAATAGTAATTCATGATTCAAAAATCGTTCAAATAGAAAGAAAAGAAAAAAAGCGCTTTTAATTTAAGCCAGCCACTGTACAAACAGAGCTAAAATCTAAATTGGCTTTAGGATACCGACTGAACAAGCAGAGGTCATAGAGCAAAAAGTAAGGAGAAGGAAATGAAATTTGACCTCAAGATTGGATTAGCCGGTGTTTTAATTGTTGCTTTTCTCAGCAATGCTTGTATGGGGGGCAGTGAAACTGCTCAAAAAGGAGTTACAGAAGAACAGAGAGGAGCTGCAGCAAAGATAATAGACTTATTACAAAGGAAAGGAATTATTACAGCTTCGGAAGCAGAAGAGTTGAAGAAAGAGCTCATAACGAAGAAGCAGAAAGAAAAAGCCAAGATAGCCAAATCTATAGAAGATAAGACACAGGCAAGCTTTAAGGTTCCGCAGATTGGTTCAGATAAGATGAAGATAGGGGGAATGATTAAATTTAGAAATTCTCATTGCCGGGGACATAAAGAGGATAGATCGACAACATCAAGCGGGAAGAAAGACTATGATACTTTTAAGGTTTCAGACGATTCCCTTGATATTGAGGGAGAAATTACAGACGACTGGAACTACGGTATCAGCCTTACGATGAACGAACAGGATAATGGGAGCAATCTAAGGGATATATGGATGCAATGGACAGGTTTACCGTATGCTGCAATAACAGCCGGTCAGTTCAATGTTCCATTCAGGGAAGGGGTGGATACAATAGAAGAAGTAGAAGTAGTTGATTCCATAACACCTGAAAGAGATATTGGTGTGGCAGTTAGCGGAGATATCCTGGATAAGAAAATTACTTATGCTTTAGGTGTATTTAATGGGAGCGGCATCAATACCTCGGATGATAATGACCAGAAGGACATTATAGGAAGAGTAGTTGTCTCTCCCTTTAAAGACAGTAATGGGGTATTGGAGGGATTGAGCATGGGTGTATCAGCTCAGGGAGGACGTCAGCCTAATGAAACTTCTGAAGGAATTACTTATGGCGGAGACAGAACAAGAATCGGCGGCTTGCTCAAATATGAAGGGAATATAGCCAATAGAGGATTTAAACTTCAGGGTGAATATATTCAGCAGAAAAGAGACAGGGATGACCAGAAAGCTGATATCAGTTCTGATGGATGGTACGCGCAAGCAACATATGAACTCAATCCAAAGTGGTGGTCTGTTTACCAGTATGGAGTGTACAATCCAAGTGGAAAGTCTTCAGGTGATACAAGAAGGACAAGCACAGTGGGCATCAAATACACTTTCAATGAGTATACGAGTATACAGATGGACTACAGAACGCTAGAATATCCTAACTCTAAGAATGGCCAAGAACTTCTAACTGAACTTACACTGGAATTTTAATGCTATAGCCATTCT from bacterium encodes the following:
- a CDS encoding YezD family protein; this encodes MKLTSKRKGINPKILEEVAEYINQINYGEVVIVIHDSKIVQIERKEKKRF
- a CDS encoding porin — its product is MKFDLKIGLAGVLIVAFLSNACMGGSETAQKGVTEEQRGAAAKIIDLLQRKGIITASEAEELKKELITKKQKEKAKIAKSIEDKTQASFKVPQIGSDKMKIGGMIKFRNSHCRGHKEDRSTTSSGKKDYDTFKVSDDSLDIEGEITDDWNYGISLTMNEQDNGSNLRDIWMQWTGLPYAAITAGQFNVPFREGVDTIEEVEVVDSITPERDIGVAVSGDILDKKITYALGVFNGSGINTSDDNDQKDIIGRVVVSPFKDSNGVLEGLSMGVSAQGGRQPNETSEGITYGGDRTRIGGLLKYEGNIANRGFKLQGEYIQQKRDRDDQKADISSDGWYAQATYELNPKWWSVYQYGVYNPSGKSSGDTRRTSTVGIKYTFNEYTSIQMDYRTLEYPNSKNGQELLTELTLEF